One stretch of Lysobacter sp. KIS68-7 DNA includes these proteins:
- a CDS encoding lysophospholipid acyltransferase family protein — MVRLGWGALNALQAMFTILVTVLGFPVALLLGMFCGPAVPLRMASWYWAPLLFAGAGAKLEVEGAEAIDWSRAQVLVANHASMFDIAAMFHAVPVPLRFMLKRELAAMPFIGWYARAMGMVFIDRANAREARRRLGDAADRLRADATLIAFPEGTRSKDGTTGPFKGGAFQVAIEAGVPVVPVAIIGSGEVLPPSGFNVRPGTIRVRFGAPIDTRGMQASDRSALTQRARDAVIALQA, encoded by the coding sequence ATGGTGCGTCTGGGGTGGGGAGCGCTCAATGCGCTGCAAGCGATGTTCACGATCCTGGTGACGGTGTTGGGGTTCCCCGTCGCGCTGCTGCTGGGGATGTTCTGCGGACCGGCCGTCCCCTTGCGGATGGCCTCGTGGTACTGGGCGCCGCTGCTGTTCGCCGGCGCGGGTGCGAAGCTCGAGGTCGAGGGCGCGGAGGCCATCGACTGGTCGCGGGCGCAGGTGCTGGTGGCGAACCATGCGTCGATGTTCGACATCGCCGCCATGTTCCATGCCGTGCCCGTGCCGCTGCGCTTCATGCTCAAGCGCGAACTCGCGGCCATGCCCTTCATCGGTTGGTACGCACGCGCGATGGGCATGGTGTTCATCGACCGCGCCAATGCGCGCGAAGCGCGGCGCAGGCTCGGTGACGCGGCCGATCGCTTGCGCGCGGACGCCACGCTCATCGCATTCCCGGAAGGCACGCGCAGCAAGGACGGCACGACGGGGCCCTTCAAGGGCGGCGCGTTCCAGGTTGCGATCGAAGCCGGCGTTCCCGTGGTGCCGGTGGCGATCATCGGCAGCGGCGAGGTGTTGCCGCCTTCGGGCTTCAACGTGCGCCCGGGTACGATCCGCGTGCGTTTCGGTGCGCCGATCGACACGCGCGGCATGCAGGCGTCCGACCGCAGCGCACTGACCCAGCGTGCGCGCGATGCGGTGATCGCGCTGCAGGCCTGA